One window of Pyrus communis chromosome 12, drPyrComm1.1, whole genome shotgun sequence genomic DNA carries:
- the LOC137711045 gene encoding trihelix transcription factor GTL1-like isoform X2, producing the protein MQQQPAAGGVGGAGGVGGSQTHYGGGGEMSAAEAEASAEQGQLVVEAASPISSRPPASAAVNMDELMTLSGAAVAAEDALADRSGGGGSSGNRWPRQETLALLKIRSDMDAAFRDATLKGPLWEDVSRKLAELGYKRNAKKCKEKFENVHKYYKRTKEGRAGRQDGKSYKFFSEMEALHGTAAATTANVSASSGVHAAHASPNPVSVGFGPVSNPMPISSFRMSPTIPVMPSQQQQQATAIQIIPSSQPTATPMDVNFSSNSSSTSPGTDDEDDDDDMEGEPSSRKRKRGSASTSTGTSGGGSTRKMMAFFEVLMKQVMQKQESMQQRFLEVIEKREQDRTIREEAWKRQEMARLTREHELMSQERVISASRDAAIIAFLQKITGQTIQLPPAVNVQVAPPPPVSPSVSVVAPLPQTTPQPTTQTYQTPQQQQPQRPQQVQQVRHAQQTQNVQAVMAVPEQQVPPTPQENIASGGGGGSSEPASSSRWPKAEVLALIKLRSGLEPRYQEAGPKGPLWEEISAGMGRMGYKRSSKRCKEKWENINKYFKKVKESNKKRPEDAKTCPYFHELDALYRKRVLGGGSSGGSSSSLGNRLEQQPQQQENPKSGSSTHPQPSAHTVSQTQGQVVAAGSENKDADHSTSVETNLRANLFGEGKEEAAKKKTL; encoded by the exons ATGCAGCAGCAACCAGCAGCGGGAGGAGTTGGCGGAGCTGGGGGAGTTGGAGGGTCCCAAACCCATtacggaggaggaggagagatgAGTGCTGCTGAAGCTGAGGCGTCGGCGGAGCAAGGCCAGCTGGTGGTGGAAGCGGCGTCTCCAATCAGCAGCAGGCCGCCAGCTTCCGCGGCGGTGAATATGGACGAGCTCATGACTCTGTCCGGTGCGGCGGTTGCAGCTGAAGATGCTCTCGCGGATCGAAGTGGCGGTGGTGGGTCCAGCGGGAACAGATGGCCGCGTCAGGAGACCTTGGCGCTTCTCAAAATCAGGTCCGATATGGATGCGGCCTTCCGCGACGCCACCCTCAAAGGCCCCTTGTGGGAAGATGTCTCCag GAAACTAGCGGAATTGGGGTACAAAAGAAATGCaaagaaatgcaaggagaaattCGAAAACGTTCACAAATATTACAAGCGGACGAAAGAAGGCCGCGCGGGACGCCAAGACGGCAAAAGTTACAAGTTTTTCAGCGAGATGGAGGCTTTACATGGCACCGCCGCCGCAACGACGGCCAACGTGTCGGCCTCTTCGGGAGTGCACGCCGCACACGCGTCTCCGAACCCGGTTTCCGTCGGGTTTGGGCCTGTCAGTAACCCCATGCCCATCTCATCGTTCAGAATGTCACCCACGATTCCAGTAATGCCCTCCCAACAGCAGCAACAAGCCACTGCAATTCAAATAATACCTTCGTCGCAACCTACAGCCACTCCGATGGACGTCAACTTCTCCTCCAACAGCTCGTCGACTTCCCCGGGAACTGACGACGAGGACGACGATGATGACATGGAAGGAGAGCCCTCGAGTCGGAAGAGAAAACGGGGGAGTGCTAGTACTAGTACCGGAACTAGTGGCGGCGGAAGTACCCGAAAAATGATGGCGTTTTTCGAGGTTTTGATGAAGCAAGTGATGCAAAAGCAAGAGAGCATGCAGCAGAGGTTTCTAGAAGTGATAGAGAAGAGGGAGCAGGACAGGACTATCAGGGAGGAGGCGTGGAAGCGTCAGGAGATGGCCCGGCTAACTCGCGAGCACGAGCTCATGAGTCAAGAGCGGGTCATTTCTGCTTCCAGAGACGCCGCCATTATCGCTTTCCTGCAGAAAATTACTGGCCAGACTATTCAGTTGCCTCCGGCTGTCAACGTCCAAGTCGCTCCCCCACCACCTGTATCTCCGTCGGTGTCAGTTGTCGCGCCATTACCACAGACAACGCCACAGCCGACGACACAGACATATCAAACACCGCAACAGCAACAACCTCAGCGGCCACAACAAGTGCAACAAGTTCGTCATGCTCAGcaaactcaaaatgttcaagcGGTGATGGCTGTACCGGAACAACAGGTACCTCCGACGCCGCAGGAGAATATTGCTAGCGGTGGAGGAGGAGGGAGCTCCGAGCCTGCATCGTCCTCTAGATGGCCGAAGGCAGAAGTGTTGGCGCTGATAAAGTTGAGGAGTGGGCTTGAACCGAGGTACCAAGAGGCAGGTCCGAAGGGCCCACTGTGGGAGGAAATCTCAGCCGGTATGGGGCGGATGGGCTACAAGAGGAGTTCCAAGAGGTGCAAGGAGAAATGGGAGAACATCAACAAGTACTTCAAGAAGGTGAAGGAGAGCAACAAGAAGCGGCCGGAGGATGCGAAAACGTGTCCATATTTTCACGAACTAGATGCCCTTTACCGGAAAAGGGTACTTGGCGGCGGGTCTAGCGGCGGCAGCAGCAGCTCATTAGGAAATAGGCTGGAACAACAACCGCAACAACAGGAGAACCCAAAATCGGGTTCATCCACACATCCGCAACCAAGTGCGCATACAGTGTCACAAACACAAGGGCAAGTAGTAGCGGCCGGATCAGAAAACAAGGATGCAGATCATAGCACAAGTGTGGAAACAAATTTGAGAGCTAACCTCTTTGGAGAGGGAAAAGAAGAGGCTGCCAAGAAG AAGACATTGTGA
- the LOC137710119 gene encoding uncharacterized protein produces the protein MLCPIPELLGGASTSDEASEDDVGSVTISTDMWRLRDLSHNSGSSSRFTSSRSVRASSLKCKRYAAANESSTKLLQLQQHADLDLRLTPTLSFKPKPNPDTRRHKKRDIIGMNFCVYS, from the coding sequence ATGCTCTGCCCGATTCCTGAGCTTCTCGGCGGAGCATCCACTTCTGACGAGGCATCCGAGGATGATGTCGGCAGCGTCACTATCTCTACAGACATGTGGAGGCTTCGAGATCTGAGTCACAACTCTGGTTCCTCATCCCGGTTCACTAGTTCCCGATCCGTCAGGGCCTCCTCGCTGAAATGCAAGCGATATGCCGCAGCCAACGAGTCCTCCACCAAGTTACTTCAGCTTCAACAACACGCGGATCTAGATCTCCGGTTGACCCCGACCCTATCTTTTAAACCCAAGCCCAATCCAGATACCCGACGTCATAAGAAACGTGATATTATAGGAATGAATTTCTGTGTTTATTCATAA
- the LOC137711045 gene encoding trihelix transcription factor GTL1-like isoform X1 — protein sequence MQQQPAAGGVGGAGGVGGSQTHYGGGGEMSAAEAEASAEQGQLVVEAASPISSRPPASAAVNMDELMTLSGAAVAAEDALADRSGGGGSSGNRWPRQETLALLKIRSDMDAAFRDATLKGPLWEDVSRKLAELGYKRNAKKCKEKFENVHKYYKRTKEGRAGRQDGKSYKFFSEMEALHGTAAATTANVSASSGVHAAHASPNPVSVGFGPVSNPMPISSFRMSPTIPVMPSQQQQQATAIQIIPSSQPTATPMDVNFSSNSSSTSPGTDDEDDDDDMEGEPSSRKRKRGSASTSTGTSGGGSTRKMMAFFEVLMKQVMQKQESMQQRFLEVIEKREQDRTIREEAWKRQEMARLTREHELMSQERVISASRDAAIIAFLQKITGQTIQLPPAVNVQVAPPPPVSPSVSVVAPLPQTTPQPTTQTYQTPQQQQPQRPQQVQQVRHAQQTQNVQAVMAVPEQQVPPTPQENIASGGGGGSSEPASSSRWPKAEVLALIKLRSGLEPRYQEAGPKGPLWEEISAGMGRMGYKRSSKRCKEKWENINKYFKKVKESNKKRPEDAKTCPYFHELDALYRKRVLGGGSSGGSSSSLGNRLEQQPQQQENPKSGSSTHPQPSAHTVSQTQGQVVAAGSENKDADHSTSVETNLRANLFGEGKEEAAKKPEDIVKELMEVHDHHQQVFQGLPQHLVVEDYNRMEEADSDNLMDQEEEDMEDDDIDEEDDEETEQERKMAYKIEFQKQNTGRSSNGGGNGAPSFLAMVQ from the exons ATGCAGCAGCAACCAGCAGCGGGAGGAGTTGGCGGAGCTGGGGGAGTTGGAGGGTCCCAAACCCATtacggaggaggaggagagatgAGTGCTGCTGAAGCTGAGGCGTCGGCGGAGCAAGGCCAGCTGGTGGTGGAAGCGGCGTCTCCAATCAGCAGCAGGCCGCCAGCTTCCGCGGCGGTGAATATGGACGAGCTCATGACTCTGTCCGGTGCGGCGGTTGCAGCTGAAGATGCTCTCGCGGATCGAAGTGGCGGTGGTGGGTCCAGCGGGAACAGATGGCCGCGTCAGGAGACCTTGGCGCTTCTCAAAATCAGGTCCGATATGGATGCGGCCTTCCGCGACGCCACCCTCAAAGGCCCCTTGTGGGAAGATGTCTCCag GAAACTAGCGGAATTGGGGTACAAAAGAAATGCaaagaaatgcaaggagaaattCGAAAACGTTCACAAATATTACAAGCGGACGAAAGAAGGCCGCGCGGGACGCCAAGACGGCAAAAGTTACAAGTTTTTCAGCGAGATGGAGGCTTTACATGGCACCGCCGCCGCAACGACGGCCAACGTGTCGGCCTCTTCGGGAGTGCACGCCGCACACGCGTCTCCGAACCCGGTTTCCGTCGGGTTTGGGCCTGTCAGTAACCCCATGCCCATCTCATCGTTCAGAATGTCACCCACGATTCCAGTAATGCCCTCCCAACAGCAGCAACAAGCCACTGCAATTCAAATAATACCTTCGTCGCAACCTACAGCCACTCCGATGGACGTCAACTTCTCCTCCAACAGCTCGTCGACTTCCCCGGGAACTGACGACGAGGACGACGATGATGACATGGAAGGAGAGCCCTCGAGTCGGAAGAGAAAACGGGGGAGTGCTAGTACTAGTACCGGAACTAGTGGCGGCGGAAGTACCCGAAAAATGATGGCGTTTTTCGAGGTTTTGATGAAGCAAGTGATGCAAAAGCAAGAGAGCATGCAGCAGAGGTTTCTAGAAGTGATAGAGAAGAGGGAGCAGGACAGGACTATCAGGGAGGAGGCGTGGAAGCGTCAGGAGATGGCCCGGCTAACTCGCGAGCACGAGCTCATGAGTCAAGAGCGGGTCATTTCTGCTTCCAGAGACGCCGCCATTATCGCTTTCCTGCAGAAAATTACTGGCCAGACTATTCAGTTGCCTCCGGCTGTCAACGTCCAAGTCGCTCCCCCACCACCTGTATCTCCGTCGGTGTCAGTTGTCGCGCCATTACCACAGACAACGCCACAGCCGACGACACAGACATATCAAACACCGCAACAGCAACAACCTCAGCGGCCACAACAAGTGCAACAAGTTCGTCATGCTCAGcaaactcaaaatgttcaagcGGTGATGGCTGTACCGGAACAACAGGTACCTCCGACGCCGCAGGAGAATATTGCTAGCGGTGGAGGAGGAGGGAGCTCCGAGCCTGCATCGTCCTCTAGATGGCCGAAGGCAGAAGTGTTGGCGCTGATAAAGTTGAGGAGTGGGCTTGAACCGAGGTACCAAGAGGCAGGTCCGAAGGGCCCACTGTGGGAGGAAATCTCAGCCGGTATGGGGCGGATGGGCTACAAGAGGAGTTCCAAGAGGTGCAAGGAGAAATGGGAGAACATCAACAAGTACTTCAAGAAGGTGAAGGAGAGCAACAAGAAGCGGCCGGAGGATGCGAAAACGTGTCCATATTTTCACGAACTAGATGCCCTTTACCGGAAAAGGGTACTTGGCGGCGGGTCTAGCGGCGGCAGCAGCAGCTCATTAGGAAATAGGCTGGAACAACAACCGCAACAACAGGAGAACCCAAAATCGGGTTCATCCACACATCCGCAACCAAGTGCGCATACAGTGTCACAAACACAAGGGCAAGTAGTAGCGGCCGGATCAGAAAACAAGGATGCAGATCATAGCACAAGTGTGGAAACAAATTTGAGAGCTAACCTCTTTGGAGAGGGAAAAGAAGAGGCTGCCAAGAAG CCAGAAGACATTGTGAAGGAGTTGATGGAAGTGCATGATCATCACCAGCAAGTTTTCCAGGGGCTGCCACAACATTTAGTAGTAGAGGACTACAACAGGATGGAGGAAGCGGATAGCGATAATCTTATGGATCAAGAGGAGGAGGACATGGAAGACGATGACATTGACGAGGAAGACGATGAAGAAACGGAACAAGAGAGGAAGATGGCGTATAAGATAGAGTTTCAGAAGCAGAATACAGGCCGTTCGTCTAACGGCGGAGGCAACGGTGCACCTTCTTTCCTCGCCATGGTTCAATGA
- the LOC137710427 gene encoding uncharacterized protein → MGDAKRNTSSSSGSDEEIRAQVAKAVEGVKELQDSAASFVSRASADEQSLRQRAQSLDSSIRCLRSQLDSLLSSKALDPKLAEKLEEDLQRATCVLVDGDAASFLPGKSQGGRFLRMFLGPINVRSSSKDIRLKVKEEYNGYRDRTALLFLLFPAALLILRSWIWDGCLPAFPVQAYQAWLLFLYTGLALRENILRVNGSDIRPWWIYHHYCAMFMALVSLTWEIKGQPNCSQKQRGVQFFLQWAMMQGVAMLLQNRYQRQRLYTRIALGKAKRMDVVWGETAGVDGQLWILCPILFILQGFEAYVGIQLLTTAFIGVASEWQVSFCGVLLILMAVGNFVNTVETLMVKSRFKAKMKRSKSKQDL, encoded by the exons CACAAGTGGCCAAGGCGGTGGAGGGGGTGAAGGAGCTGCAGGACTCAGCTGCCTCCTTCGTCTCCAGAGCCTCAGCCGACGAGCAATCCCTACGCCAGCGCGCCCAATCTCTCGATTCCTCCATCCGATGCCTCCGCTCCCAGCTTGATTCCCTGCTCTCCAGCAAGGCCTTGGATCCCAAGTTAGCAGAAAAG CTGGAAGAAGATTTGCAGAGGGCCACATGTGTGTTGGTGGATGGCGATGCCGCTTCGTTTCTTCCTGGGAAATCTCAGG GAGGGAGGTTTCTGAGGATGTTTCTCGGTCCTATCAACGTGCGTTCCTCTAGCAAAGATATCCGACTCAAGGTTAAAGAGGAATACAACGGTTACAGA GATAGAACTGCCCTTCTATTCCTTCTTTTTCCAGCAGCACTACTTATACTAAGATCTTGGATTTGGGATGGATGTTTGCCAGCGTTTCCAGTTCAGGCTTACCAG GCATGGCTGTTATTCCTCTACACTGGTTTGGCACTGCGAGAAAACATTTTGAGAGTAAATGGAAGTGATATTCGTCCATG GTGGATATACCATCACTATTGTGCTATGTTTATGGCCCTTGTTAGTCTCACATGGGAGATTAAAGGACAACCAAATTGTTCCCAAAAGCAG AGAGGTGTGCAATTTTTCCTACAATGGGCTATGATGCAAGGAGTCGCTATGCTTTTACAAAATAGATATCAACGCCAGAGACTCTATACTCGAATTGCATTGGGAAAG GCCAAAAGAATGGATGTGGTCTGGGGAGAAACAGCAGGCGTAGATGGTCAATTGTGGATTCTATGTccaatactatttattttacag ggttttgaggCATATGTCGGAATACAGTTGCTTACGACTGCTTTTATTGGCGTTGCTTCGGAATGGCAG GTGAGTTTTTGCGGCGTACTGTTAATTTTAATGGCGGTTGGGAACTTTGTAAATACGGTAGAGACGCTTATGGTGAAGTCAAGGTTTAAGGCAAAGATGAAAAGAagcaagagcaagcaggatttGTAG